From one Candidatus Zixiibacteriota bacterium genomic stretch:
- a CDS encoding cytochrome c3 family protein: MKIRITIMLILLAAAGVVQAGNWHVEPNLRCQDCHIQHASKEGEPLPGGPFSTLLLKNTVNELCLSCHDGTDPTAPDIQQPVQMYDASLSGQSAGGHFDLIGVDNIMGHNLALGSIVPLQTEALFVELNCANCHAPHGNSNYRNLLFDPAGVGDSLILTENVDLFTEFPPDIPPTTSGSATAYSRDNVGYKQAYSAWCASCHNQLATNSVASPPAHFNSHPINVAINEFPVDGHTDAAHWITGSGEGFADNAAGIIRVPFEVPTATDFTSASQPAESNRIFCGSCHKAHGGSNEKALLWSYLEGDVDFIAGCQQCHNK, translated from the coding sequence ATGAAGATTCGTATAACGATAATGTTGATTCTACTGGCGGCGGCAGGCGTTGTTCAAGCAGGCAATTGGCACGTTGAGCCGAACCTGCGGTGTCAGGATTGCCACATCCAGCATGCTTCCAAAGAAGGCGAGCCGCTGCCGGGCGGTCCATTCTCCACGCTTCTTCTGAAAAATACCGTAAACGAGTTGTGCCTTTCGTGCCACGATGGTACCGATCCGACGGCGCCCGATATTCAACAACCGGTACAGATGTATGATGCCTCTCTGTCGGGGCAAAGCGCCGGCGGTCATTTCGACCTGATTGGTGTCGATAATATCATGGGTCACAATCTGGCGCTGGGCTCCATTGTTCCTCTTCAAACGGAGGCCCTGTTCGTGGAACTGAATTGCGCGAATTGCCATGCTCCGCACGGCAACAGCAACTACCGCAACCTGCTTTTCGACCCGGCCGGTGTTGGCGACTCGCTGATATTGACGGAGAACGTCGATCTGTTCACGGAATTTCCGCCCGACATCCCTCCTACGACAAGCGGCTCGGCCACAGCCTATAGCCGCGACAATGTCGGCTATAAGCAAGCTTACTCGGCCTGGTGCGCGTCCTGCCACAACCAGCTGGCAACAAACAGCGTGGCTTCACCTCCGGCCCATTTCAACAGTCATCCGATAAACGTGGCTATCAACGAATTTCCGGTCGATGGTCATACGGATGCCGCTCACTGGATTACCGGAAGCGGAGAAGGGTTTGCTGATAATGCCGCGGGGATTATCAGGGTTCCATTCGAGGTCCCCACTGCCACCGACTTTACCAGCGCGAGTCAGCCGGCGGAATCGAATAGAATATTCTGCGGAAGTTGCCACAAGGCCCACGGCGGCTCCAATGAGAAAGCGCTGTTGTGGTCATATCTCGAAGGTGATGTAGACTTTATCGCGGGGTGTCAACAATGCCACAACAAATAA
- a CDS encoding cytochrome c3 family protein yields MPQQINYIRALRSAGAVALFAAIVLATAGQIGADDSRYRQSPHGSVDNGVLRTPDYPQGSCAQCHVTHDPDNTFPYGLFTFNSNELCFSASSGGCHADQPTGATAGYPAQESDRLPIGSSDPGYFEFNSGGTRLPGLENRVRWPGRVVWENSMFSPHYFDQDMPVKDWFGNGSCDNCHNPHGTLAPHDMLDTTYRGITGSEVGLEAENYALCLECHRVDGPVGMDDTSRTIAYYYDRSINPGASSGHGVTTGGGYVSSGMRLPCYDCHNPHGSTGYGGMGGNRYLLSDQRTGWYGLTDIRNDNTQVRRFCFGCHPSSDGVAPADAVEGLMLPPLPASVAEHVANSTEHCYECHGRDYSSPTGNNVHNPGIGGSCVACHATARGTRRPVVGEFALEAHHVNAIGVTDSVTNNDCGVCHMEGIAVTGDINGAYHANGFVELRDPDNGQSLNGFTSFTRDLNSAFLESWVVQVQNSFCLKCHDDNGAMAVEARVPGGSSLAPFSDPAATVIDVFTQFDPLNSSYHPVRAVGTNPYTVPGTQNNFTATMLPPFNQTAAHDLISCFDCHETSGHGSANSGMLLTETYFREPTIGTLFTSAQRQFCVRCHDETYYVFNSENVSRFADHDRRAHTDPGGAGRNGQSCRGCHAGRYDTDQDATCDNGSGIGKIHGSNFIFPSCSPTPAGMSNAFIFGGYINGWEQIDATTSTCYANCHHPTGESY; encoded by the coding sequence ATGCCACAACAAATAAATTACATCAGAGCATTGCGCTCAGCAGGCGCGGTCGCCCTGTTCGCCGCGATTGTGCTTGCAACCGCGGGGCAGATTGGAGCCGATGACAGCCGGTACCGTCAATCACCTCACGGCTCGGTAGATAACGGGGTGTTGCGGACGCCGGATTATCCGCAGGGCAGTTGTGCCCAGTGTCATGTAACCCATGACCCCGACAATACCTTTCCCTACGGTCTTTTCACTTTCAATTCGAATGAGCTGTGTTTCTCGGCTTCTTCCGGCGGCTGCCACGCCGACCAGCCTACCGGAGCGACAGCAGGCTATCCGGCGCAGGAATCCGACCGCTTACCGATAGGCTCCAGCGACCCCGGCTACTTTGAATTCAACAGTGGGGGCACCAGACTACCCGGTCTGGAGAATCGCGTGCGATGGCCCGGACGGGTCGTGTGGGAGAACAGTATGTTTTCGCCACACTATTTCGATCAGGATATGCCGGTCAAAGACTGGTTCGGCAACGGCTCGTGCGATAATTGTCACAACCCCCACGGCACACTCGCGCCACACGATATGCTGGACACGACTTATCGCGGCATCACCGGCTCGGAAGTCGGTCTGGAAGCTGAAAATTACGCGCTCTGTCTCGAGTGTCATCGCGTCGACGGACCGGTCGGTATGGATGATACCTCGCGGACAATCGCCTACTATTACGACAGGTCAATCAACCCCGGCGCCAGCAGCGGTCACGGCGTTACTACCGGTGGAGGGTATGTGTCTTCCGGGATGCGTCTGCCGTGCTATGATTGCCACAATCCGCATGGTTCTACGGGGTATGGCGGGATGGGCGGCAACAGATACCTGCTCAGTGACCAGAGGACCGGATGGTACGGGCTGACTGATATTCGCAACGACAACACCCAGGTGCGACGGTTCTGTTTTGGCTGTCACCCGTCATCCGACGGTGTCGCGCCGGCGGACGCGGTTGAAGGTCTGATGCTGCCGCCGCTGCCGGCATCGGTCGCCGAGCACGTCGCCAACTCGACCGAACATTGCTACGAGTGCCACGGACGCGATTATTCTTCGCCAACCGGCAACAACGTTCATAATCCCGGTATAGGTGGAAGTTGTGTGGCCTGTCACGCTACCGCGCGCGGCACTCGCCGTCCCGTGGTGGGAGAGTTCGCTCTTGAGGCACACCACGTCAACGCCATCGGTGTCACCGATTCCGTGACCAACAATGATTGCGGTGTCTGTCACATGGAGGGGATTGCGGTGACCGGCGATATCAACGGCGCTTACCATGCCAACGGCTTTGTTGAACTGCGTGACCCGGACAACGGGCAATCCCTTAATGGCTTCACGAGCTTTACGCGTGACCTCAACAGCGCTTTTCTGGAGAGCTGGGTGGTACAAGTACAGAATTCGTTCTGCCTGAAGTGCCATGACGATAATGGAGCCATGGCGGTTGAAGCGCGGGTGCCCGGCGGATCTTCTCTGGCACCGTTTTCGGACCCGGCCGCGACGGTCATCGATGTTTTCACCCAGTTTGACCCGCTCAACTCGTCGTATCATCCGGTGCGCGCTGTCGGCACTAATCCCTACACCGTGCCCGGCACGCAGAACAACTTTACCGCCACGATGCTGCCGCCTTTCAACCAGACAGCGGCGCACGATCTGATAAGTTGTTTCGATTGTCACGAAACAAGTGGTCACGGCAGCGCCAACAGTGGCATGCTTCTGACCGAGACATATTTCCGCGAACCGACTATCGGAACATTGTTTACGTCGGCTCAGAGGCAGTTCTGCGTTCGCTGTCACGACGAGACCTACTATGTCTTCAACTCGGAGAATGTCTCACGCTTCGCGGACCATGACCGCCGAGCCCATACCGATCCGGGCGGGGCCGGCCGAAACGGTCAGTCCTGCCGCGGATGTCATGCTGGGCGCTACGATACCGACCAGGATGCAACCTGCGACAATGGTTCGGGAATCGGTAAGATTCACGGCTCCAATTTTATCTTCCCATCCTGCTCCCCGACTCCCGCCGGTATGTCGAACGCCTTCATCTTCGGTGGTTATATCAATGGTTGGGAGCAGATCGATGCCACTACGAGCACCTGTTATGCCAACTGCCACCATCCGACAGGAGAGAGTTATTAA
- a CDS encoding NHL repeat-containing protein has protein sequence MTKHTTILIAVVLWLVLLCLSSKTVAQESPPPFDFDITAAAFDDGWQKHLRNPGALFFDRSAGELFVADAGNGRVVIYDSLLNPKYSFEHYVTEKRSGNLVKGEPRDLAVNAVGEIILSDNFADYLDLLDFRGKSLQKIYLNAVYGDTTLTIKPEGLTIDKQGNLYVIASGDIVTVMVLNDYFELVRSIGQKGGGPSDFNTPLAIQVWQDRVFVTDLYADPAVKVFDTIGTFLYGFSGHQIERGDLSFPSGIEILPMGDSALPTIWVTDGLRQVVKVFNNDGEFREIVGGYGVNAGEFRYPTDIVAAGDSAFFIVERIGSRIQRFEAK, from the coding sequence ATGACTAAACACACGACCATTCTGATCGCTGTCGTTCTCTGGCTGGTGTTGCTGTGCCTTTCCAGTAAGACTGTCGCGCAGGAATCTCCGCCACCTTTTGATTTTGATATCACCGCTGCCGCTTTCGATGATGGCTGGCAGAAACACCTTCGCAATCCCGGGGCACTCTTTTTCGACAGGTCCGCCGGCGAACTTTTCGTGGCCGATGCCGGAAACGGCCGGGTTGTAATCTACGACTCGCTGCTCAATCCAAAATATTCCTTTGAGCACTATGTCACCGAGAAACGTTCCGGAAATTTGGTCAAGGGCGAACCGCGCGATCTGGCTGTCAACGCCGTGGGCGAAATCATACTATCCGATAATTTCGCTGATTATCTCGACCTGCTCGACTTCCGGGGGAAATCTCTTCAAAAAATTTACCTGAACGCTGTCTATGGAGATACGACTCTTACGATCAAACCGGAGGGGTTGACAATTGACAAACAGGGGAACCTGTATGTCATCGCCTCCGGCGACATTGTCACGGTGATGGTTCTCAATGACTATTTTGAACTGGTCAGATCAATCGGCCAAAAGGGGGGAGGCCCATCCGACTTCAACACCCCTCTGGCCATTCAGGTCTGGCAGGACCGCGTATTTGTCACCGATTTGTACGCCGACCCCGCCGTTAAAGTGTTTGATACCATCGGTACGTTCCTTTATGGGTTCAGTGGTCACCAGATCGAGCGCGGCGACCTGTCCTTCCCCTCGGGAATAGAAATCCTGCCAATGGGTGATAGTGCTCTGCCGACCATATGGGTGACCGACGGCCTTCGGCAGGTGGTCAAAGTCTTCAACAATGACGGGGAGTTCCGTGAAATTGTGGGTGGATACGGCGTTAATGCCGGTGAATTCCGTTATCCGACCGATATAGTGGCCGCCGGGGACTCAGCTTTCTTCATCGTGGAACGAATAGGCAGTCGAATCCAACGTTTTGAGGCCAAATAA
- a CDS encoding multiheme c-type cytochrome gives MTSSVTTKQRLTNCLPAILILTALLTLSLAGAVTAAEGPLGSKSYDDYDTPDYCGSSCHVDFYRQWRQAMMSQSYTHHWDEIEYFKLAVPHAEKDEIVAEVKAGCNGCHAPISFLTGDVPPPRPEEGSRANEGVQCDLCHTVTGFQGDTPFNFNFISSPGNVKYGPREGDNSPAHEMAKSDFLHTAEFCGTCHNEKDPYGIWVKSTHLEWKEGPYSKQGVICQDCHMTYAPGVTASMGTEYPDARQHLFHGAHDPGKVQGTIELRIHPDITEAEPGEPIKFTIALFNQKTGHKFPTGSVEDRIVWMHVEATDASGKVYHLPVDLKGFEGEEYTVGADVLAYQDMGIALGDPNFKGVQRDGIPIGDRIFRMPYFDPQGRMTIQQWNTKSLGVDYRLGPRETKLETCSFTIPDDAAPGPMTVKATLNYQKLVKPVADFLEVPEDEAEIIVVNNHSTTVEVLP, from the coding sequence ATGACATCATCCGTAACAACCAAACAACGCCTTACCAATTGCCTGCCGGCGATCCTGATTCTGACCGCACTGCTAACTTTATCACTTGCAGGAGCTGTAACAGCTGCCGAAGGACCGCTGGGCTCGAAATCCTACGATGATTACGATACGCCGGACTATTGCGGCAGTTCGTGTCATGTGGATTTCTATCGACAGTGGCGACAGGCAATGATGTCGCAGTCATACACCCATCACTGGGACGAGATTGAGTACTTCAAGCTGGCCGTCCCACATGCGGAGAAGGATGAAATTGTCGCGGAAGTGAAGGCCGGATGTAACGGGTGCCACGCTCCGATCTCTTTCCTGACCGGTGATGTTCCTCCCCCTCGCCCTGAAGAAGGCAGCAGGGCCAACGAGGGTGTGCAGTGCGATCTGTGTCACACGGTGACCGGTTTCCAAGGGGACACCCCGTTCAATTTCAATTTTATTTCCAGTCCGGGCAATGTAAAATACGGCCCTCGAGAAGGCGACAACTCCCCCGCGCACGAGATGGCCAAATCCGACTTCCTGCACACTGCCGAATTCTGCGGCACCTGTCACAATGAGAAGGATCCTTATGGCATCTGGGTTAAATCAACTCACCTTGAATGGAAAGAAGGGCCTTATTCGAAGCAGGGCGTGATCTGCCAGGATTGCCATATGACCTATGCTCCCGGAGTGACGGCCTCCATGGGCACGGAATATCCGGACGCCCGGCAGCACCTGTTCCATGGCGCTCATGATCCGGGCAAGGTTCAGGGGACTATCGAACTTCGTATTCATCCCGATATCACCGAAGCGGAACCGGGCGAACCGATTAAATTCACGATTGCCCTGTTCAACCAGAAAACCGGCCACAAATTCCCAACCGGCTCGGTAGAAGACAGAATCGTGTGGATGCATGTCGAAGCTACCGATGCGTCCGGCAAAGTTTATCACCTGCCCGTAGACCTCAAGGGATTCGAAGGTGAAGAGTACACGGTGGGCGCTGACGTGCTGGCATACCAGGATATGGGTATTGCCCTTGGCGATCCTAATTTCAAAGGTGTACAGCGCGACGGTATTCCGATTGGTGACCGTATTTTCCGCATGCCCTATTTCGATCCGCAGGGCCGCATGACCATTCAGCAATGGAATACCAAGAGCCTTGGCGTCGATTATCGTCTGGGGCCTCGCGAGACGAAGCTTGAGACATGCAGTTTCACAATTCCCGACGACGCCGCGCCAGGTCCCATGACGGTAAAGGCTACCCTGAATTACCAGAAACTGGTCAAGCCGGTGGCGGATTTTCTCGAGGTTCCCGAAGATGAAGCTGAGATAATAGTTGTAAACAACCACTCTACAACAGTAGAGGTATTACCTTAA
- a CDS encoding Glu/Leu/Phe/Val dehydrogenase — protein sequence MNTKAFNAFAMAQAQFDKVADFLELDSATRELLRNPLREYHFSIPVHMDDGTFKVFRGFRVQHNDARGPSKGGIRFHPQETVDTVRALSMWMTWKCAVVDIPLGGGKGGVICDPHNLSMREQEQICRGWVRQLAKNVGPVADVPAPDVMTSAQHMLWMLDEFEHIHGGKYPGFITGKPVGMGGSLGRTEATGYGVVYTLREALKELNIRPQDTTASVQGFGNVAQYAIRLYTQLGGTVVCVSCWDQSDETSYSFRKKDGIDIDALLKITDRFGGIDKGKAKDMGYEVLPGETWLEQEVDVLFPSAIENQITGDNVGKISKRVKVIAEGANGPTTPEADKVIHGRGIFVIPDFLANAGGVTCSYFEQVQSNMNYFWEKEEVLGKLDLKMTAAFIAVSELARKRKIYMRDAAYVIAVSRVAQACKDRGWV from the coding sequence ATGAACACCAAGGCGTTCAATGCGTTCGCCATGGCTCAGGCACAGTTCGATAAAGTTGCGGACTTCCTGGAGCTGGATTCAGCTACTCGTGAGCTGTTGCGTAATCCTCTTAGAGAGTATCATTTCAGCATTCCGGTTCATATGGATGATGGTACTTTCAAGGTCTTTCGTGGTTTTAGAGTTCAACACAACGATGCGAGAGGTCCGAGCAAAGGCGGAATACGTTTCCACCCCCAGGAAACAGTGGATACGGTCAGAGCTCTGTCCATGTGGATGACATGGAAGTGCGCGGTGGTTGATATTCCTCTCGGCGGCGGGAAAGGCGGCGTCATATGCGACCCGCACAATCTCAGCATGCGTGAGCAGGAACAGATCTGCCGCGGATGGGTACGTCAACTCGCCAAAAATGTCGGCCCGGTGGCTGATGTTCCGGCTCCCGACGTAATGACTTCGGCCCAGCACATGCTGTGGATGCTCGATGAGTTCGAGCACATTCACGGCGGGAAATATCCCGGTTTCATCACCGGCAAACCGGTTGGCATGGGCGGTTCACTGGGACGTACCGAGGCTACCGGTTACGGTGTGGTGTACACGCTGCGCGAAGCACTCAAAGAATTGAATATCCGTCCTCAGGATACCACTGCCTCGGTCCAGGGATTCGGTAACGTTGCCCAGTATGCAATCAGGCTGTACACCCAGCTGGGTGGTACGGTTGTCTGCGTATCGTGCTGGGATCAGTCCGATGAAACCTCGTATTCCTTCCGCAAGAAGGACGGTATCGATATTGACGCCCTGCTCAAGATCACCGATCGCTTTGGCGGTATTGATAAAGGCAAAGCGAAAGACATGGGCTACGAGGTGCTGCCGGGCGAGACCTGGTTGGAACAGGAAGTCGATGTTCTGTTTCCGTCGGCTATCGAAAACCAGATCACAGGCGACAATGTCGGTAAGATCAGCAAGCGGGTGAAAGTAATAGCCGAGGGCGCCAATGGCCCGACCACGCCCGAAGCTGACAAGGTCATACATGGACGCGGCATATTCGTGATTCCCGATTTTCTGGCCAACGCCGGCGGCGTCACGTGCAGCTATTTTGAGCAGGTCCAGAGCAACATGAACTACTTCTGGGAGAAGGAAGAGGTTCTGGGCAAGCTGGATCTGAAAATGACGGCTGCCTTTATCGCGGTCAGCGAACTGGCGCGCAAGCGTAAGATTTATATGCGCGACGCGGCCTATGTTATCGCGGTCAGCCGGGTGGCTCAAGCCTGTAAAGACAGAGGCTGGGTCTAA
- a CDS encoding PEP/pyruvate-binding domain-containing protein codes for MNQSPENDSKNKIVDEIPRFDRDLFGSEEKFTRIGSGSIGGKAAGLAFIKDVLISQLDNGRYKNITVNVPTLTVIGTDVFDLFMQRNELYDDAFSDMPDDRIAHAFQRAEFPAEFCGDLRGLIEKVHTPLAVRSSSLLEDAIFRPFAGVYGTKMIPNNQADAQTRFKLLIEAIKFVYASTFFKEAKDYIKVTGQSPQDEKMAVIIQEVVGNRYGDRFYPNISGVARSYNYYPFGDAQPEQGVVSLALGLGKTIVDGGKSWTYCPAYPTVGPPYGSVSETLKQTQTEFWAVNMGRPPAHDPIRETEYLVEANLGDAEYDGTLDRVASTYVAQNDRIVIGTGSEGPRVLNFAPVLRLDDIPLNDLIDRILQICEERTGKKVEVEFAMEIDSEIRFGFLQVRPMVVAEGSVSVSETDLAADDLLLASNVVMGNGEINDIRDVVYVRPENFLAKNTRTIASEVENINRRLVAGVKPYLLMGFGRWGSSDPWLGIPVNWSQIAGAKVIVESTLEDMNVDPSQGSHFFHNITSFQICYFSVHHASKYRIAWDWLNAQPASEETDFVRHVELKAPLTIKVDGRNRQGVIRYGR; via the coding sequence GTGAATCAGTCGCCGGAAAATGACAGCAAAAACAAGATTGTCGACGAAATCCCCCGTTTCGATCGCGATCTGTTCGGCTCCGAAGAAAAATTCACGCGGATCGGCTCGGGCTCTATCGGAGGCAAAGCCGCAGGGCTTGCTTTTATAAAAGATGTTCTGATTTCTCAACTGGATAACGGCCGTTACAAAAACATCACCGTCAATGTCCCCACCCTGACCGTCATCGGCACCGATGTCTTCGACCTTTTCATGCAGCGAAACGAACTTTACGACGACGCCTTTTCGGATATGCCCGATGACCGCATCGCCCACGCGTTCCAGAGGGCGGAATTCCCCGCTGAATTTTGTGGCGACCTTCGCGGTCTGATCGAAAAAGTCCACACCCCGCTGGCCGTTCGCTCTTCAAGTCTTCTGGAAGATGCCATCTTTCGGCCCTTTGCCGGCGTCTATGGTACCAAAATGATTCCGAACAATCAGGCCGATGCTCAAACTCGTTTCAAATTGCTGATTGAGGCCATCAAATTCGTCTACGCTTCGACATTCTTCAAAGAGGCGAAAGACTACATAAAAGTCACCGGCCAGTCGCCACAGGACGAAAAAATGGCCGTGATTATTCAGGAAGTCGTCGGAAACCGCTACGGGGACCGCTTCTATCCCAACATATCAGGTGTCGCTCGTTCGTACAACTATTACCCCTTCGGCGATGCTCAGCCTGAGCAGGGAGTGGTCTCGCTCGCGCTGGGACTGGGTAAGACTATCGTCGATGGCGGCAAGAGCTGGACCTATTGCCCGGCCTATCCGACAGTCGGTCCGCCTTACGGCTCCGTTTCCGAAACCCTCAAACAGACTCAAACAGAGTTTTGGGCAGTCAACATGGGAAGGCCGCCCGCACACGACCCTATCAGGGAAACCGAGTATTTAGTCGAGGCCAACCTTGGTGATGCTGAGTATGATGGTACACTTGACAGAGTTGCCTCAACATACGTCGCTCAGAACGACCGAATTGTCATTGGAACCGGCTCTGAAGGTCCCCGGGTGCTCAACTTCGCGCCCGTTCTCAGACTCGACGATATCCCCCTGAACGATCTTATTGACAGAATCCTGCAGATATGTGAAGAGCGAACGGGAAAGAAGGTCGAAGTTGAGTTCGCCATGGAGATTGACTCCGAGATACGATTTGGCTTTCTCCAGGTAAGGCCAATGGTCGTTGCCGAGGGCAGTGTGAGCGTATCCGAGACTGATCTTGCCGCCGACGATCTGCTGCTGGCGTCTAACGTCGTTATGGGCAACGGCGAAATCAACGACATAAGAGACGTTGTCTACGTCCGGCCGGAGAACTTTCTGGCTAAGAATACCCGTACCATAGCCTCTGAGGTCGAAAACATAAATCGACGGCTGGTAGCTGGCGTAAAACCGTACCTGCTGATGGGTTTCGGGCGTTGGGGAAGTTCCGATCCGTGGCTCGGTATCCCCGTGAATTGGAGCCAGATTGCCGGCGCGAAAGTAATCGTTGAATCCACCCTGGAAGATATGAATGTCGATCCCAGTCAGGGGTCGCACTTCTTTCACAATATCACCAGTTTTCAAATATGCTATTTTTCGGTGCACCACGCGAGCAAGTACCGGATCGCGTGGGATTGGCTGAACGCTCAGCCGGCGTCGGAAGAAACAGACTTTGTCAGACATGTCGAACTGAAGGCTCCACTGACGATCAAAGTCGATGGACGCAACAGGCAAGGGGTTATCAGGTATGGAAGATGA